One genomic window of Deinococcus aetherius includes the following:
- a CDS encoding TetR/AcrR family transcriptional regulator, producing MKKTLPEELVAKRTRILDAAARVFAEKGFHATTVRDVAQAAGVADGTIYNYFENKGGLLLGLIDPMSRGARGQVDPAALEGLSLRDFVQVHLLGPLKLFEADDFELFRVIVSELMVNRELRALFREHVLTPMTGLAEEAFGRWAEANGVPTPRAALTVRVLSSLVFGVILQRVMGDDLLTENWEALPGALADLLVGGLGGEAT from the coding sequence ATGAAAAAGACGCTTCCGGAGGAACTGGTCGCCAAGCGCACGCGGATTCTCGATGCGGCGGCGCGGGTCTTCGCCGAGAAGGGGTTCCACGCCACGACCGTGAGGGACGTGGCGCAGGCGGCGGGGGTGGCCGACGGCACGATCTACAACTACTTCGAGAACAAGGGCGGGCTGCTGCTGGGGCTGATCGACCCCATGAGCCGGGGCGCCCGGGGGCAGGTGGACCCGGCGGCCCTGGAGGGGCTCAGCCTGCGCGACTTCGTGCAGGTGCATCTGCTGGGGCCTCTGAAGCTCTTCGAGGCCGACGACTTCGAGCTGTTCCGGGTGATCGTCTCCGAGCTGATGGTGAACCGGGAACTGCGGGCCCTTTTCCGCGAGCACGTCCTCACGCCCATGACCGGGCTCGCCGAGGAGGCCTTCGGGCGCTGGGCCGAGGCGAACGGCGTGCCCACCCCACGGGCCGCGCTCACGGTGCGCGTGCTGTCGAGCCTGGTGTTCGGCGTGATCCTCCAGCGGGTGATGGGCGACGACCTTCTCACCGAGAACTGGGAGGCGCTCCCGGGCGCCCTCGCCGACCTGCTGGTGGGCGGCCTGGGAGGTGAGGCGACGTGA
- a CDS encoding FAD-binding oxidoreductase codes for MTQPSPARPTVNPAALLELRLNLAGRAISAEEADYDARRAVWNAAVDALPALIVRALDVGDVARTIRFARAQRLPLAVRSGGHSPAGFGTVDRGVVLDLSEMKGIAVEPETRRVRVEPGLTWGEVAGALHPHGLAVTAGDVPTVGVGGLTQGGGIGWFVRQHGLALDRLRAVELVTADGRVLRASATEFPDLFWGLRGGGANLGVITALEFEAHAGGVVYGGMVVYDGQDARRVLGEYARLAAGAPDELSTQAILMAAPPLPFLPPEVVGRPLVVVGVCYSGDPAEGERVVAPLRRLGTPVADLIGPMPYPALLEMYAGGGLPGLRHFVRSGFVPRVEGAFLDALVEGAMEVFNPGTHVQLRILGGELARIPTTSTAFAHRDRAALLMVGHLCPAELPTDAADLARGASEHVFAAVRPFTSGTYGNFLGLGEEGRVAEVYGERVLARLTALKAEYDPENVFARNANVRPGVRESALQPA; via the coding sequence ATGACCCAGCCGTCCCCCGCCCGCCCCACCGTGAACCCCGCCGCCCTGCTCGAACTGCGCCTGAACCTCGCGGGCCGCGCGATCAGCGCCGAGGAGGCCGACTACGACGCCCGCCGCGCGGTGTGGAACGCCGCCGTGGACGCCCTGCCCGCCCTGATCGTCCGGGCCCTCGATGTGGGGGACGTGGCCCGCACGATCCGGTTCGCGCGGGCTCAGCGTCTCCCGCTCGCCGTCCGCAGCGGCGGCCACAGCCCCGCCGGGTTCGGCACGGTGGACCGGGGCGTCGTCCTCGACCTGTCCGAGATGAAGGGCATCGCGGTCGAGCCGGAAACCCGCCGGGTGCGCGTGGAGCCCGGCCTGACCTGGGGCGAGGTGGCGGGCGCCCTGCACCCCCACGGCCTCGCCGTCACCGCCGGGGACGTGCCGACCGTCGGGGTCGGCGGCCTGACCCAGGGGGGTGGGATTGGCTGGTTTGTCCGGCAGCACGGCCTCGCCCTCGACCGTCTGCGGGCCGTGGAACTCGTGACCGCCGACGGACGGGTTCTGCGAGCGAGCGCCACCGAATTCCCCGACCTCTTCTGGGGGCTGCGCGGCGGCGGGGCGAACCTCGGCGTGATCACCGCGCTGGAGTTCGAGGCGCACGCGGGCGGCGTGGTGTACGGTGGCATGGTCGTCTACGACGGGCAGGACGCCCGGCGCGTGCTCGGCGAGTACGCCCGCCTCGCCGCCGGGGCCCCCGACGAACTCTCCACCCAGGCCATCCTGATGGCCGCGCCGCCCCTGCCCTTCCTGCCCCCCGAGGTCGTCGGGCGGCCCCTGGTGGTCGTGGGCGTCTGCTACAGCGGCGACCCCGCCGAGGGCGAGCGCGTCGTGGCCCCGCTGCGCCGCCTCGGCACGCCCGTCGCCGACCTGATCGGCCCCATGCCCTACCCCGCCCTGCTGGAGATGTACGCGGGGGGCGGCCTGCCCGGGCTGCGCCACTTCGTCCGCTCGGGCTTCGTGCCCCGGGTGGAGGGTGCTTTCCTGGACGCGCTCGTGGAGGGCGCGATGGAAGTCTTCAACCCCGGCACGCACGTCCAGCTTCGCATCCTGGGGGGCGAACTCGCCCGCATCCCGACCACGAGCACCGCCTTCGCGCACCGCGACAGGGCCGCCCTGCTGATGGTCGGGCACCTGTGCCCGGCGGAACTTCCGACAGACGCCGCCGACCTCGCCCGGGGCGCCAGCGAGCACGTCTTCGCGGCCGTGCGGCCCTTCACGAGCGGCACCTACGGCAACTTCCTGGGCCTGGGCGAGGAGGGCCGGGTGGCGGAGGTCTACGGGGAGCGGGTCCTCGCCCGCCTCACCGCCCTCAAGGCCGAGTACGACCCGGAAAATGTTTTCGCCCGCAACGCGAACGTGCGACCCGGCGTGCGGGAGAGCGCCCTTCAGCCCGCGTGA
- a CDS encoding DUF808 domain-containing protein yields the protein MSGGLVALLDDVAAIARLAAASIDDIGAAAGKAGAKAIGVVVDDTAVTPRYVTGFSPDRELPIIWRIARGSLRNKVLFILPVALLLSQFLPWAITPILMLGAAYLCFEGAEKLYEAVAGHHEDAHEDEAKLSSQAHEEGMVAGAIRTDFILSAEIMAISLAEVADQAFALRAVILVVVALLITALVYGVVGLIVKMDDLGLRLASGSAGPARSFGRGLVRGMPAVLSVLSVVGTAAMLWVGGHIILVGLEEFGFGGLAHALHEDALAAGHAVPFASGVVEWLVETLGSALVGLLLGGFIVAVMHLLPRKH from the coding sequence ATGAGCGGCGGCCTCGTCGCCCTCCTCGACGACGTGGCGGCCATCGCCCGGCTCGCCGCCGCCTCCATCGACGATATCGGCGCGGCGGCGGGCAAGGCGGGTGCCAAGGCCATCGGGGTGGTCGTGGACGACACCGCCGTGACCCCGCGCTATGTCACCGGCTTCTCGCCCGACCGCGAGCTGCCGATCATCTGGCGCATCGCCCGGGGCTCGCTGCGCAACAAGGTGCTCTTCATCCTCCCGGTGGCGCTGCTGCTCAGCCAGTTCCTGCCGTGGGCGATCACTCCGATCCTGATGCTGGGCGCGGCCTACCTGTGTTTCGAGGGGGCGGAAAAACTCTACGAGGCGGTGGCGGGTCACCACGAGGACGCCCACGAGGACGAGGCCAAGCTGTCGAGCCAGGCGCACGAGGAGGGGATGGTGGCGGGGGCGATCCGCACCGACTTCATCCTCTCGGCGGAGATCATGGCGATCTCGCTCGCGGAGGTGGCGGATCAGGCCTTCGCCCTGCGCGCCGTGATCCTCGTGGTCGTCGCGCTGCTGATCACCGCGCTGGTCTACGGGGTCGTGGGCCTCATCGTGAAGATGGACGACCTCGGCCTGCGGCTGGCGAGCGGAAGCGCCGGACCGGCGCGCTCCTTTGGGCGCGGGTTGGTGCGGGGCATGCCCGCCGTGCTGTCGGTCCTCTCCGTCGTCGGCACCGCCGCGATGCTCTGGGTCGGCGGCCACATCATCCTGGTCGGCCTGGAGGAATTCGGCTTCGGCGGCCTCGCCCACGCGCTGCACGAGGACGCCCTGGCGGCAGGCCACGCGGTGCCGTTCGCGTCCGGCGTGGTCGAGTGGCTGGTGGAGACGCTGGGCTCCGCGCTCGTCGGCCTGCTCCTCGGCGGCTTCATCGTGGCGGTCATGCACCTCCTGCCCAGGAAGCACTGA
- a CDS encoding AAA family ATPase — protein sequence MAQGSQSWRLTLLGPARLERPGGGEVRCEGKALALLAYLALEGSASRSRVAGLLWPDTPEAGARNNLVHLLRRLARTAGPDLVEAGDVLSLGPGVVVDVREGPGPGELLAGGTWPELPEFTDWLLAWRGRLDAERMGAWRAEAQRHEDAGAYREALAVTDLLRDLDPTSEDALRREMRLHYLLGDAPLALGAYGETAARLREHFGTEPLPETRQLAEDIRRSVTPAPRPRAETPLPGSVARPPTLVGREDAWAQMEEAWERGQGIVLTGEPGVGKTRLALDFLEAHGGGMRFEGRPGDAGLLYATHARTYRQVLQAYPDLDLPPWVRGELSRILPYLGGTPAPVTSEEERLHFWRAKVETLAGAMNRGLRRMVFDDVQFMDEASVQAGGFIFAHLGWGRPDAPCRTIHIFRQGELTEFQQGVLQAMLGAGLVALVELAPLEGRAVEQLVAQLDLPPGTRGADELGRYTGGNPLLLLEVARSLHEAHARTGHLPSALPLPDNASGVIASRLARLSPPALHAARAAAVLESDFDLDLVAQTLGAPLLGTAAAWEELEGAQIVRGPRFVHDLVAEAVRAALPGAVRRLLHRSAARTLPGHGAHPARVARHWRSGGDPRQAAPWFAQAAQAARNAFQAREAAAYLEQAADAYEEAGEFDEAARVRGQLASELALPA from the coding sequence ATGGCACAGGGAAGTCAATCCTGGCGGCTCACGCTGCTCGGACCCGCGCGGCTGGAGCGGCCGGGCGGGGGGGAGGTCCGCTGCGAGGGCAAGGCGCTCGCGCTGCTCGCGTACCTCGCGCTGGAGGGGAGCGCGTCCCGCTCGCGCGTCGCGGGCCTGCTGTGGCCCGACACCCCCGAGGCGGGCGCACGGAACAACCTCGTCCACCTGCTGCGGCGGCTGGCCCGCACGGCGGGGCCGGACCTCGTGGAGGCCGGGGACGTGCTCTCGTTGGGGCCCGGCGTGGTGGTGGACGTGCGTGAGGGGCCCGGCCCCGGGGAACTGCTCGCGGGAGGCACGTGGCCCGAGTTGCCCGAGTTCACCGACTGGCTGCTCGCGTGGCGCGGGCGGCTCGACGCCGAGAGGATGGGCGCGTGGCGGGCCGAGGCGCAGCGCCACGAGGACGCCGGGGCGTACCGCGAGGCGCTCGCGGTGACGGACCTCCTGCGCGACCTCGACCCGACCTCGGAGGACGCCCTGCGGCGCGAGATGCGGCTGCACTACCTCCTGGGAGACGCCCCGCTCGCGCTGGGGGCCTACGGGGAGACGGCGGCGCGGCTGCGCGAGCACTTCGGCACCGAGCCGCTTCCCGAGACCCGGCAGCTCGCGGAGGACATCCGGCGCAGCGTGACCCCGGCGCCCCGGCCCCGGGCGGAGACGCCCCTGCCGGGGAGCGTGGCCCGCCCGCCGACGCTCGTGGGCCGCGAGGACGCTTGGGCACAGATGGAGGAGGCGTGGGAGCGGGGGCAGGGCATCGTCCTGACGGGCGAGCCGGGCGTCGGCAAGACGCGGCTGGCCCTCGACTTCCTGGAGGCGCACGGCGGCGGGATGCGCTTCGAGGGGCGGCCCGGCGACGCGGGGCTCCTGTACGCGACCCACGCCCGGACATACCGCCAGGTGCTCCAGGCCTACCCCGACCTCGACCTCCCGCCGTGGGTGCGGGGGGAACTCTCCCGCATCCTGCCGTACCTCGGCGGGACCCCGGCGCCGGTGACCTCCGAGGAGGAGCGGCTGCACTTCTGGCGGGCGAAGGTGGAGACGCTCGCGGGCGCGATGAACCGGGGGCTGCGCCGCATGGTGTTCGACGACGTGCAGTTCATGGACGAGGCGAGCGTCCAGGCGGGCGGCTTCATCTTCGCCCACCTCGGCTGGGGACGGCCGGACGCGCCCTGCCGCACCATCCACATCTTCCGCCAGGGAGAGCTGACCGAGTTTCAGCAGGGCGTGTTGCAGGCGATGCTGGGGGCGGGCCTCGTCGCGCTGGTGGAACTCGCGCCCCTGGAGGGCCGGGCGGTCGAACAGCTCGTCGCCCAGCTCGACCTGCCGCCGGGCACCCGAGGGGCCGACGAACTGGGCCGTTACACGGGCGGCAACCCGCTGCTGCTCCTGGAGGTCGCGCGCAGCCTGCACGAGGCGCACGCGCGCACCGGCCACCTGCCGAGCGCCCTGCCGCTGCCGGACAACGCGAGCGGGGTGATCGCCTCCCGCCTCGCCCGGCTCTCGCCGCCCGCCCTGCACGCTGCCCGCGCCGCCGCCGTGCTGGAGAGCGACTTCGACCTCGACCTCGTGGCGCAGACGCTCGGCGCGCCCCTGCTGGGCACGGCCGCCGCCTGGGAGGAACTGGAGGGGGCGCAAATCGTGCGGGGCCCCCGCTTCGTGCACGACCTCGTGGCGGAGGCGGTGCGCGCGGCCCTGCCCGGCGCGGTCCGGCGGCTGCTGCACCGCTCGGCCGCCCGCACCCTGCCGGGCCACGGGGCCCACCCCGCCCGCGTCGCGCGGCACTGGCGGTCGGGCGGCGACCCCCGCCAGGCGGCCCCGTGGTTCGCCCAGGCGGCTCAGGCCGCCCGGAACGCCTTCCAGGCGCGCGAGGCGGCCGCGTATCTGGAACAGGCCGCCGACGCCTACGAGGAGGCCGGGGAGTTCGACGAGGCGGCCCGGGTGCGGGGGCAGCTCGCCTCCGAACTGGCCCTGCCCGCCTGA
- a CDS encoding substrate-binding domain-containing protein, with translation MKKRAALGVTLLALAGLTQAQKDGQAVVGLIVKTDVNPFFVKMKEGARKSAAAAGARLMTAAGTADDDNDSQVAAIQKMVRAGAKTILITPADTQGIVPAIRAARAKGVQVIALDSTTDPKSAVDAIFATDNNKAGYLIGRYAGEMMRGKRAVVAMLDLAPGLSVGIARHNGFLKGFGIDPADPRIVCQQDTNGNKDLARTAMANCLKKNPDINVVYTINEPVAAGAYEAIKAAGDPGKVAIFSVDGGCQGVRDVRAGKITATSQQYPMRMASLGVEAAMTYTKTGKKASGYTDTSVNLIAAKSMSGLKVKDTAFGLNNCWGN, from the coding sequence ATGAAAAAACGCGCCGCTTTAGGAGTTACGCTGCTGGCCCTGGCCGGCCTGACTCAGGCCCAGAAGGACGGCCAGGCCGTCGTCGGGCTGATCGTCAAGACGGACGTCAACCCCTTTTTCGTCAAGATGAAGGAGGGCGCACGCAAGTCGGCCGCGGCCGCGGGAGCGCGGCTGATGACCGCGGCGGGCACGGCGGACGACGACAACGACTCGCAGGTCGCCGCGATCCAGAAGATGGTGCGGGCGGGCGCAAAGACCATCCTGATCACGCCCGCCGACACCCAGGGCATCGTGCCCGCCATCCGGGCGGCGCGGGCCAAGGGCGTGCAGGTCATCGCGCTCGACAGCACCACGGACCCCAAGTCGGCGGTGGACGCCATCTTCGCCACCGACAACAACAAGGCGGGCTACCTGATCGGGCGCTACGCGGGCGAGATGATGCGGGGCAAGCGGGCCGTCGTCGCCATGCTCGACCTCGCGCCGGGGCTGTCGGTGGGCATCGCCCGGCACAACGGCTTTCTCAAGGGCTTCGGGATCGACCCGGCCGATCCCCGCATCGTCTGCCAGCAGGACACCAACGGCAACAAGGACCTCGCCCGAACGGCGATGGCGAACTGCCTGAAGAAAAACCCCGACATCAACGTGGTCTACACCATCAACGAACCCGTCGCCGCCGGAGCTTACGAGGCCATCAAGGCGGCGGGGGACCCCGGCAAGGTGGCGATCTTCTCGGTGGACGGCGGCTGCCAGGGCGTGCGCGACGTGCGGGCGGGCAAGATCACCGCCACCTCCCAGCAGTACCCCATGCGCATGGCCTCCCTGGGTGTGGAGGCGGCGATGACCTACACGAAGACCGGCAAAAAGGCCAGTGGCTACACCGACACCAGCGTCAATCTCATCGCGGCCAAGAGCATGAGCGGGCTCAAGGTCAAGGACACGGCCTTCGGCCTGAACAACTGCTGGGGGAACTGA
- a CDS encoding substrate-binding periplasmic protein: MRASTRVHRPLALLCGLTLLGAAGTAGARDLPEIVRNGTLRVGILRDTPRLNAVRGGGRTGLEVDLIGRFARKLGVKVAWVRTSPATFGQDLRSSRIDLLLPQNETLTLGAEAGLTSTNPYYCSGAVILSRGAAVRNSTGLLGKRIAVQPGKAYFDYLKRLALDKSSNVQQDAASTVLTLIYKTADVAIVDKLAALEATFVYPKAGLKMSYPLWDTRFGAVVRLEDGGLRKAFNKTLQTLVESGAYDKLSGAYFPQNVRCSTY, from the coding sequence GTGAGGGCGTCCACGCGCGTGCATCGTCCCCTGGCCCTGCTCTGCGGCCTCACCCTCCTGGGAGCGGCGGGAACGGCCGGGGCGCGGGACCTGCCCGAAATCGTCAGGAACGGCACCCTGCGGGTCGGCATCCTCAGGGACACGCCCCGGCTCAACGCGGTGCGGGGCGGCGGGCGAACCGGGCTGGAGGTGGACCTGATCGGCCGCTTCGCGCGGAAATTGGGGGTCAAGGTCGCGTGGGTTCGCACGAGCCCGGCCACCTTCGGGCAGGACCTCCGGAGCAGCAGAATCGACCTGCTCCTGCCCCAGAACGAGACGCTCACCCTCGGCGCGGAGGCGGGCCTCACCTCGACCAATCCCTACTACTGTAGCGGCGCCGTCATCCTGTCGCGGGGAGCCGCCGTTCGGAACAGCACCGGGCTCCTCGGCAAGAGGATCGCCGTTCAGCCCGGCAAGGCGTACTTCGACTACCTCAAGCGCCTGGCCCTCGACAAGAGTTCCAACGTGCAGCAGGACGCGGCGTCCACCGTGCTGACGCTGATCTACAAGACCGCCGACGTCGCCATCGTGGACAAGCTCGCGGCCCTCGAAGCCACGTTCGTCTACCCCAAGGCCGGGCTCAAGATGAGCTATCCCCTCTGGGACACCCGGTTCGGGGCGGTCGTCCGCCTGGAGGACGGTGGCCTGCGAAAGGCGTTCAACAAGACGCTACAGACCCTGGTCGAGAGTGGCGCCTACGACAAGCTGTCGGGAGCGTACTTTCCGCAGAACGTCCGCTGCTCGACCTACTAG
- a CDS encoding cytochrome P450 family protein: MTLGTADFWTAPLSALSGVDITDARFKANPFPFYARLREEAPVFPVTLRRLRCEERAWLVTRYGDVLAVLRDDATFVKDPHKAMTPAQLRRVPSVPAVFGPLGRNLLSLDGADHDRLKVLVHRAFTPRMVERMRDQTQAVTDEALDRALRRSGMDLIADFALPVPLRVIGRILGVPGRDHGRFSAWTRAFVSVGHRSPLTVIPSVLAFIRYLRGLIRERRARPRNDLTSALVAAQEGSDTLTDDEVLAMIFLLLSAGHETTVNLIGSGTLALLGHPDQMERLRDDPALMGSGVEELARFVVPAETATERYAARDVEVAGTLIPRGELVVAVLASANRDPAQFERPDTLDLGRANNRHLSFGQGMHYCLGAPLSRMEAQVALTTLLRRAPNLRLRVPEGQLRWRSGFILRGLEALPVTL, encoded by the coding sequence GTGACCCTGGGGACCGCTGACTTCTGGACCGCCCCCCTGAGCGCCCTGTCGGGGGTGGACATCACCGACGCGCGGTTCAAGGCCAATCCCTTTCCCTTCTACGCCCGGCTGCGCGAGGAGGCGCCCGTCTTCCCGGTGACGCTCCGGCGCCTGCGCTGCGAGGAACGCGCGTGGCTCGTCACCCGGTACGGCGACGTGCTGGCGGTGCTGAGGGACGACGCCACCTTCGTCAAGGACCCCCACAAGGCGATGACGCCCGCACAACTCCGCCGCGTGCCGAGTGTGCCCGCCGTTTTCGGGCCGCTGGGGCGTAACCTCCTGAGCCTCGACGGCGCGGACCACGACCGGCTGAAGGTCCTCGTCCACAGGGCGTTCACGCCGCGCATGGTCGAGCGGATGCGTGACCAGACGCAGGCGGTGACCGACGAGGCGCTCGACCGGGCCCTGCGCCGGAGCGGGATGGACCTGATCGCCGACTTCGCGCTCCCGGTGCCCCTGAGGGTGATCGGGCGCATCCTGGGGGTGCCGGGGCGGGACCACGGCCGCTTCAGCGCGTGGACGCGGGCGTTCGTCTCGGTCGGCCACCGCTCGCCGCTGACGGTCATCCCGTCCGTCCTGGCCTTCATCCGTTACCTGCGCGGCCTGATCCGGGAGCGGCGTGCGCGGCCCAGGAACGACCTCACCTCGGCCCTGGTGGCGGCGCAGGAGGGGAGCGACACCCTCACCGACGACGAGGTGCTGGCGATGATCTTCCTGCTGCTCTCGGCCGGGCACGAGACGACCGTCAACCTGATCGGCAGCGGGACGCTCGCGCTGCTTGGGCACCCCGACCAGATGGAGCGGCTCAGGGACGATCCCGCCCTGATGGGGTCCGGCGTCGAGGAACTCGCGCGCTTCGTGGTGCCCGCCGAGACGGCGACCGAACGCTACGCCGCGCGGGACGTGGAGGTCGCGGGCACCCTCATCCCGCGCGGCGAACTCGTGGTCGCGGTGCTCGCCTCCGCCAACCGGGACCCCGCGCAGTTCGAGCGGCCCGACACGCTCGACCTCGGGCGGGCGAACAACCGCCACCTGTCGTTCGGCCAGGGGATGCACTACTGCCTGGGGGCGCCCCTCTCGCGGATGGAGGCGCAGGTCGCCCTGACCACCCTGCTGCGCCGCGCCCCGAACCTGCGCCTGCGGGTGCCCGAGGGCCAGTTGCGCTGGCGGTCCGGTTTCATCCTGCGCGGCCTCGAAGCCCTCCCGGTGACGCTGTGA
- a CDS encoding MFS transporter has protein sequence MTLPTTAVSTPPRRLAASGLGLFLLLGLVYPILGPALPTLSGQFGLSATGASLLLSLNSAGAFAGVLLAGTLSRRWAPPRRATLALGVMAAGCLGLVLAPTFGVALVAAGLLGLGFGVLDLTTNVWLSTGYGERSASMLNLLSASFGVGAVLAPLAVGLAGGDFRLPLIGCAALAALLLPLVLSLRRTAVPEGPAQPATATGRARVLLLGFVLLFLTYVGVEGGIGAWEVTHLQDALGLSTAGAASVASLFWVSFTVGRLVSAVLALRLPPARLVTLTLALAAVSLALAAVPAAAGVAYTLAGLFLAPVFTTGLVWLTRALPTGGATTWVFASAFLGPVVFSPVVGAFKDAHGSQAIPLTLLGITLLCLGLALGLRRALRD, from the coding sequence GTGACGCTGCCCACGACCGCCGTCAGCACGCCCCCCCGCAGGCTGGCCGCCTCCGGCCTGGGGCTCTTCCTGCTTCTCGGCCTGGTCTACCCCATCCTGGGCCCGGCGTTGCCAACCCTCAGCGGGCAGTTCGGGCTGAGTGCCACGGGCGCCTCGTTGCTGCTCAGCCTCAACTCGGCGGGCGCCTTCGCGGGTGTGCTGCTGGCGGGCACCCTGTCGCGCCGCTGGGCTCCGCCCCGGAGGGCGACGCTGGCCCTGGGCGTCATGGCCGCCGGGTGCCTGGGCCTCGTCCTCGCCCCCACCTTCGGGGTCGCGCTCGTCGCGGCGGGGCTGCTCGGGCTGGGCTTCGGGGTGCTGGACCTCACCACCAACGTCTGGCTGTCCACCGGGTACGGGGAGCGCAGCGCCTCGATGCTCAATCTGCTCAGCGCGAGCTTCGGGGTCGGCGCCGTCCTCGCGCCCCTGGCGGTGGGGCTCGCGGGCGGCGACTTCCGCCTGCCTTTGATCGGCTGCGCGGCCCTCGCCGCCCTGCTGCTGCCCCTGGTGCTGAGCCTGCGCCGGACCGCCGTGCCGGAGGGGCCCGCCCAACCGGCCACGGCGACCGGGCGGGCGCGCGTGCTGCTGCTGGGCTTCGTGCTGCTGTTCCTGACCTACGTCGGGGTGGAGGGCGGCATCGGGGCGTGGGAGGTCACCCACCTGCAGGACGCGCTGGGCCTGAGCACGGCGGGGGCGGCGTCCGTCGCGTCTCTCTTCTGGGTGAGCTTCACGGTCGGGCGGCTGGTCTCGGCGGTCCTCGCCCTGCGCCTCCCGCCCGCCCGGCTCGTGACCCTCACGCTGGCCCTGGCCGCCGTGAGCCTGGCCCTGGCGGCGGTGCCTGCGGCGGCCGGGGTGGCGTACACGCTCGCCGGGCTGTTCCTGGCGCCCGTGTTCACGACAGGGCTGGTGTGGCTGACCCGCGCCCTGCCCACAGGGGGCGCGACGACGTGGGTGTTCGCCAGCGCGTTTCTCGGCCCGGTGGTGTTCTCGCCGGTCGTCGGCGCGTTCAAGGACGCCCACGGCTCGCAGGCGATTCCCCTCACGCTGCTGGGGATCACGCTGCTGTGCCTGGGCCTCGCCCTCGGCCTGCGCCGCGCCCTGCGGGACTGA